Genomic segment of Pseudothermotoga hypogea DSM 11164 = NBRC 106472:
TGGGCTTCGCTCGGTTGCATGATCGATCAACCTTACGATCTGGAAGTCGGAGCGGGCACGTTCCATCCTTCCACCTTTTTCGGATGCCTCCGGGAAGGTGAATGGAAGGTTGCGTTTGTCCAGCCGAGTCGCCGCCCAACGGACGGAAGGTACGGTGAAAATCCCAACAGGTTGCAGAGATACTTTCAGTACCAGGTGATCATCAAGCCCTCTCCGGACAACGCACAGAAGGTTTATCTGGACTCTCTGTCCGCGTTGGGCATCGATCTGAAGAAACACGACGTTCGGTTCATCGAAGATAACTGGGAATCACCCACCCTCGGCGCCTGGGGCGTAGGATGGGAAGTGTGGCTCGATGGTATGGAGATCACGCAATTTACTTACTTTCAACAGATCGGAGGGATTGTTCTCAAATCGATCCCGCTCGAGATCACTTACGGCCTGGAGAGAATTGCGATGTATCTGCAAGGTAAGAGCAACATCTTTGAGGTCATGTGGAACGAGAAGCTGTCTTATGGCGAGCTCTACAGAGAGAACGAGAAACAGTTTTCGAAATACAACTTCGAAACGGCCAGTGTTGAAAAACTCTTCACTTTGTACGACATTTTCGCTTCAGAGTTCGAGTCTCAGATAAAAGCTGGATGCTATCTGGTCGCGTACGACTACATGGCGAAATGTTCACATGTCTTCAACCTTCTGGATGCGAGGAACGCGTTCAGCGTCACTCAACGACAGGACTTCATAAGATCCATAAGGTCGATGGCCAGACGTTGCGCCGAGGCTTTCAGAGGAGGGAAGTGAATGAACAACTGGGTCTTGCTCGAACTTGGTGTTGAGGAACTGCCCGCGAGCGAAATGGACTCGATAAAGGAACAGCTCCAAGTTCTGGTGCCGAATTTGTTCAGTGAAGCTCGCATCTCTTTTGGTTCCTGCGAAGTGTTCATAACGAACCGAAGAATCGCGGTGCGGTTGCAGAATGTTTCAGACAGGCAAGAGGATGTCGTGCTCGAAAAGCGTGGACCTTCCGAAAGAGTGGCTTTTTCTGACGGTCAGCCCACGAAGGCTCTGCTCGGGTTTCTATCATCCAACGGAGCCACCCTGGAGGATGTTTTCGTGAAAGATGGGTACGTTCACATCAAAAAACTCGTGGAAGGTAAAAATGTTTGCGAAGTGGTTCCAGAAACGCTTGTCAAAGTCATCACGAACTTGAAGTTTGCCAGACCAATGCGCTGGGCAAATGGTGATTTCGAGTTCGTGAGACCTGTGAAGTGGGTACTCGCGTTGTTGAACGACGAGGTCATACCGCTGAGGATATTCGATAAAAATTCTGATCGATACACCATGTCTCATCCATACCTTGAAAAATGGATCGCGATGCGTCATCCGAAGGACTACGTTCAAGTCCTCGAAGAGAATCTGGTCATCGTCGATGAAACGGCAAGAAGACAGTTCATCGTAGAACAGCTGACAGAGATAGAAAGAGCTTACGGTTTGGTGTGTGAGAAAGATCCGCTTCTTATTGAGAAGATCTGCAAGATTGCCGAATGGCCGCAAGCGATCGTTGGTAAGTTCGACGAGAATTATTTGAAGCTTCCTCAGGAACTCATAACCGTAACGGTCAAGCACCATCTCAGTGCCTTTTCGACGAGCAGGGCTGGCAGTCTCACGTGTCACTTCGTTGCGTTCATCGACAGACCAAGGGATGACTTCTCCATCATTGTGAGAGGTTACGAGAGCGTCGTGAACGCGAGGTTGGAAGACGCAAGGTATTATTTCGAGATAGACAGGAGAAAAAGGTTGGAAGAGTTCAACGAAAACTTGAAGCGAATGGTTTTTCAGAAGGAACTGGGTAGCCTTTACGACAAAGTGGTTCGAACGCAACAACTCGTTCAGTACATGGTTGAAAAGCTCTCCAAGGAATCGATGAAAGACAAGGCCATGCGTGCCGCCTTTCTGAGTAAAGCCGACATCGCAACGCACGTCGTGTACGAATTTCCAGAGCTTCAAGGTGTGATCGGGAGAATCTACGCACTTCTCGACGGTGAGGATGAATCCGTGGCACTCGCGCTCGAGGATCAATACTCACAGGAACCTGAGAGCGAGCTTGGCGCGCTGATAGGCGCTTGTGACAGGATAGACACGATCGTGGGCAACATCGCGGTGGGCAACCTGCCGAGCGGCTCGAAGGACCCATACGGTCTGAGAACCAAAGCCGACACTATCTATTGGTCCGTCGTTCGTTACGGATGGGACGTCGACCTTGTCGAGCTCTTGCTGACGGCGAAAAAGCTTTTGAACATCGATTTCGATGTTGATAAACTCTTTGAGTTCATGAGCTCACGTTTCTACGCATTTTTGCTTTCTCAGCGTTTCTCGTTCGACATAGCTCGCGCCGTGAACCATCTCTGGTCAAGACCTTTGCGTGGTTATCTTGCGGCTCAAGCTCTGACAAAGGCATGTCAGAGTGAGGACTTCAACAATGTTGCCATAGGTTTCGAAAGGGTACACAACATAACCAAGAATCATTCTGACAGGCATTTCGACGGCGCTCTGTTCGAAGAAGACGCAGAGATAGAACTGCTGAACCAGTTCGTATCCGTGAAACCAAAAGTGATAGAAAGTGTTTTGAAACTCAATTACGAAGAGGCAATAAGACATCTGTCTTCTTTGAAACCATACATAGACAGATACTTCGACGAAGTGTTCGTCATGGTCGACAGAGAAGACATAAGACAGAACAGGCTCGGTTTTCTCAAAAACATAGACGAGCTGTTCATGCTCGTCGGAGATTTGACGCAGCTGATACGAAGAGACTAAGCTTCATTCCTGCGGAGAAGAGGTCCAGTAGTTCGAAGCCTCCCTCGTGATTATTATGTCGTGGGGGTGACTCTCTCTGAGACCCGCGAGCGTTACCCTCACGAATTTTGCTTTCCTCCTGAGCTCGTCAAGATTCCGAGCCCCCACATAACCCATTCCGGCCCTCAGCCCTCCGACCAGCTGGTCGACCACGTCCTTGACCGTACCTTTGTATGGGACCATGCCTTCGACACCCTCAGGCACGAACTTCGCGTTCTCGTTTTGAAAGTATCTGTCGGCACTTCCTCTTCTCATCGCAGACTCGCTTCCCATGCCACGATAGGCTTTGTACTTTCGACCTTGATAGAGGATCGTTTCTCCCGGTGCCTCCTCTGTTCCTGCGAAGATGCTACCGATCATTACGGAATCCGCACCCGCAGCAAGAGCCTTGACGATGTCACCGGAGTATCTGATACCGCCGTCAGCAATGAGCGTAACGTGAAGTTCTCGTGCCATCCTTGCGCACTCCACGATGGCTGAGAACTGGGGTACGCCCACACCAGCGACAACGCGAGTTGTACAGATCGAGCCTGGACCAACTCCCACTTTAACGCCGTCGGCACCAGCTTCAACCAGAGCTTTGACACCTTCCGCTGTCGCAACATTGCCTGCCACCACTGGCAGGTTTGGAAAATTCTGTTTTACCTTCTTCACGGTCTCGATAACCCTCTTCGAGTGACCATGAGCTGTGTCTATTACGATGAAGTCAACCTGCGCATCCCTCAGGGCTTGAACTCTCGCGAGTACGTCCTCCCCTGTTCCAACCGCTGCCCCGACTATGAGTCTTCCTTTGCCGTCACGAGCTGCGTGAGGATGTTCGATCACACTCATTATGTCTTTGATCGTTATGATCCCCACCAGTCTGTCGCCATCGTCCACGAGGGGAAGCTTCTCAATCCTGTGCTTGTGGAGGATCTGTTTCGCCTCCTCCAAAGTGACGTTCGGTCGGGCCACGATGAGTTTGGAGCGCGGTGTCATCAGGAGTTTGACGGGTTTGGACAAGTTCTTCTCAAACCTGATGTCTCTGTTCGTTATTAGGCCGAGCAACTTTGCCTGTTCGTCCACCACGGGTAAACCACCTATCTTGTACATCGACATCAATTTCAATGCTTGTTCAACAGTTTCTTCTGGGCCTATGGTGATTGGATCGTATATGACCCCGTTTTCTGCTCTCTTCACGATGCTGACTTGGTGCGCCTGCTCCTCTATGGACATGTTCCTGTGTATGACTCCAACCCCACCTTCCCGTGCCAGCGCTTTGGCCAGTGCGGCCTCCGTTACGGTGTCCATGGCTGCGCTGACCAGCGGTATGTTTATCCAGATGTCTTTGACGAGCCTGGTCCTCACGTCGGTTTGCGAAGGCAAAACCTCGCTGTACTGCGGAACCAAAAGAACATCATCAAATGTGAGTGCCTCTTCGTACTTCAAGAGTACACCTCCTTCTGGTATGATGTTTTTTAGAATTATAGCATCTGTTATAACTCTGGTGTGGGAAGAAGGGGTGAAAGTTTGAAGGCAGTCTTTGTGAAGGTCTTTGGACACGTTCAGGGGGTTGGCTTCAGATATTTCACCTACAGAGTTGCGAAGAGGTTGAACGTGACAGGTTACGTGAGGAACGCTGAAGATGGTACGGTAGAAATTCACGCCGAGGGAGAAGAAAAAATTCTGGAACGTTTCTTGGATGAAGTCAGTAGAGGACCAACCATGGCCATCGTCACGGACGTCCGTGTGGAAGAAGTACCGGTTCAAGGATTCAGAAGCTTTGATATAGTGCACTGAGGTGGTATAGATGTTCATCAGCTTCGAAGGTATCGATGGGAGTGGGAAAGGAACGCAGGTTGAACTGTTCCTCGATTATCTGGAAAGGAACGGCGTAGACTTCGTTTACGTTAGAGAGCCCGGTGGAACACCCATCGGAGAGCTGATCAGAAACATCCTGCTGTCTTCGCAAAACATGATCTCAAAAACAGAACTGCTCTTGTTCCTGGCAAGCCGTGCTCAACTGGTTGAAACCGTGATAAAGCCGGCCCTGGCGCAGAACAAGACAATCGTCGCCGACAGGTTCGCTGACTCAAGTGTTGCGTATCAGGGTTTTGCAAGAGGACTGGGTGTTGAGACTGTTAAGCGATTGAACGATTTTGCAACGGGTGGACTGAAACCCGATCTGACATTCTATATAGATGTTCCCGTAGCGGTGGCTTTGTCGCGAAAGAAACATTTCGACAGGATCGAGTCCGAGGGTGAAGAGTTCCTGAACAAAGTCAGGCAGGGGTATTTGGAACTTCTGAAAGATGAGCCTGAAAGATTTGTTCTCATCAACGGGATTGCCGACGAGTTGACCGTGCATCGATTCATCGTCGAGGAGTTCGAGAAGAGGAGGAAGAAATGAAGTGTTCTTAACTATGTTCTCAGCGGAACTGAAGAGGACTCTGAAGAATCCTTACTCGCTCGTGCTCATATTGATCGTCCCTTTGGTCGTCACCACCATTGCAATTGTGCTTTTCTCGAGTTTCGGATTCTTGCAGACAAAAATAGGAATACTCAATCTCGACACGGATCCTCTGTCGCGTCTGACTGTGGGTATCGTGATGTCTCTTTTCAAAGGTGGGAACATCAGTTATGTATCGGAAGACTATCGACAGAAGTTGCTCAATGGTGATCTGCAGGCCGTGGTCGTCATCCCGAAGGATTTCTCCAGAAAACTCTACGCGGCACAGCAAACTGAACTGATCTTCATCCCGAGCCCTGTGGACTTGCAGGTCTCAACCGTCATGTACAGGACTTTCCAGTCCATGTTCGAAGATCTGAACGGCAGTCCGTTCTTTGACCCACAGGTTATCAGGTACCTGTTCAGCTCTCCTGGTTATCCCGCACCGAAGCTTTCAGCGCTCGAGAGAGAGAAGGTCCTGAACCTGACCTCGTTGCTGATACCCGTCACTGTGTTCTTATCAAGTGCGTGCGTGTTGCTCGCCATCGCTTCTGGCTCGTTTCAGTTGGACGAACAGTCGAAGTTGACTGAGCTGTTCCTGTCGATGAACGTGGGAAAGTTCACCTACGTTGTCTCAAAGATCTTGGCGTACACATCGGTAGGTCTGACTCTCTCCATGGTCGCACTCCTCATTCTCCTGCGTTTCAGGGTGTTCCTCATCACGCCAGCCATGATAGAATTGATAGTACTCAATTCCCTGTTTCATGCCAGCGTTGGTCTGATAATTTCAGCGGTCTCGCCGAACACACAAGTTTCATCGATGCTCAGTGTTGTTCTCACAGTGGTGAGCTTTTATTTCAGTGGCAGCGTTGTGCCGCTGTCTTCGATGCCGACACATCTGCAGAGCTTTGCTCGAAACTATCCTCTCTTTTTGGCGATTTACTCGTTGAGGAAGCAACAGCTCTTCGAATTCGATGTTACGAGTGATATCAAAAAGATGACGTTGCTCGTTGTCGTTTTTGTGGTGCTTTCTGTAGTCGCTGGGTCTTCGAAACTGAGGAGGCGGTGATTTTGAGAAAGATCCTAATTGTCTCCGACACTCATGGTTCACTCACAAGCTGGCAGCGGTTGAAATCGCTCGTGGGCCAAGTGGACGAAGTCTACCATCTCGGAGACGTGCTTTACCATGGACCGAGAAACCCCATACCCGATGGGTATAATCCTGCAGAGCTGGCTCGGGAACTGAGACGCGAGAATCTCTTCTTGGTCCGTGGCAACTGTGATGCCGATGTGGATTTGATGTTGCTCGGAATATCTGAAGCTCCGAAAGTTCTGCTTGCGAGCTTCGGTCAAGTCAATTTCGTCATGAGCCACGGAGATTTTTTTCAAAGCGAAGAACAATTGTTTACGTTCCTTGAGGAGCACGGTGCGCGCGTTCTCTTGTACGCTCATACGCATGTTCCGAGGTTCGACTGGATCCAGTCCAGACTGATCATAAACTCAGGTAGCCCTTCTCTACCCAAAATGGGATCCGAGCCAACCTTTGTGCTCATGGAGATCAACGAATTGGTGAAAATCTCTCTGATATCTCTGACAGGTAAGCTGCTCAGGGAGGCTTTGCTTTGATGGACGTGGCTAAACTGATACGTGACTCCAATGCGAGGATCACCATGATCAAGTATCAGGAGGAAATCCTCCCCGAGGACGTGAAATTTGGTTCTTCCTCTTGCTGGCTTGTCGAAGAAGAAGAGCCGTTCGTTTCGGAGGGGCCTGAGAAGATCATCTTCGTGGACAGCAGGAGGAGGAGGTTCACATCCATAGAAGTTGAAGGCTACGTTCTGCTGCTCACTCAGATCGTGACGGGTGCGGTTCTTCTCGAGAACCACCGTTGCAAACCATTGTTTTCTCCCGATGAACCACCAACGGTCAAACTCGTGCTCGGTGTTCCGGATGTGATTGCAAAACGCTGGAACGTACTGAACGGGGAACAGGTGAGCATAGGAAGGCTTTCGTGTGACGTGGCTGTAGGACTGACCGCGAAGGATGCGACGGACTCGTACATGCAGGAGATCGAAAGGCGGACCGTGGAGCGTTTCCTTCAGGAAGCACTTGTTGTCAAGGATGGGGCAATCAACTTTACGACGCCCACCTTCCAGATCGAGCGCGGTCCTCTGGGTCTGGTGAAAAACATACACATGCCTTACGTGGATGCAGAAAAGTTCAGAACCTTCGGATTGATGAAGAAGGGACAGAGATCAAGGTGTTTTGCAACACAGCTCGCAGAAGGTGAGGAACTTCTGAAGGTGATGAGTTATCTGAAACTTTCTGATACACCCGGACTCAGAGGTTTGGTGCGCATCGAAGCCGTGGTCCAAAAGGATTGCTTTGCCGGTTCAAAGAGGCACATTTTTGAACTCTTCGGAAGACTCTGTGGGACGCTCGTGAGAGTAAGCGACGACAGTGGTCTCATTCCAAGAACGCCTGAGGACACTCTGCCTGTGGTGTTTCTGGAAAAGTACCTCGACAGGTATTTTTACAGTGAAACGTACGTCAGGTGTGCGTTCATCGAGGCGGTGAAGGAGACGAAGAATTTCTCCACAGAAATATCATGAAGCAGGCCCCGGTGATGAACCGGGGCCCGCTTCATCCTGTTCGATGCGAGTCTCACTCTTCTCCTATCTGCATCCTTACAAACCTTGTGACTCTGATGTTCTCCCTGATCTTGGCAATAGCCTCGTCGATGACCTGCTTGACTGTCTTTGTATCGTCAAATATGTACTTCTGATCGTAGAGACAAACTTCTTCGAAGAACTTCTCCAGCTTACCTTCAACGATCTTTTCGATGACCTGCTGTGGTTTGTTGGAATCTTTCAGTTGCGCCAGATAAATTTCCTTTTCCTTCTCAATGACTTCCTGTGGTACATCCTCTCTCGATACGTACCTTGGTCTCATCGCTGCCACCTGCTTGGCAAGGTTGTAGGCGAGTTCTTTGAACTCCGGCATTCGGGCGACAAAATCAGTTTCACAACCGAGTTCTAAAAGAACTCCTATCTTGTCGTTGAAATGCACGTACGCAGTGACGATACCTTCCTTCGTCGTTCGAGATGCCTTCTTCTGAGCGACCGCTGCTCCGCGCTTCCTCAGTATTTCAATTGCCTTCTCGAAATCACCGTTCGCTTCGCTCAGAGCAGTCTTGCACTCCATTACTCCTGCACCGGTCATTTCCCTGAGTTTTTTCACCATTTCAGCACTGATTTCCACTGCTCGAACCTCCTTCGATAGAGATTTGTTGAAAACAGGCCGAGCGATATTATAGCACACCGTTTCCGTACAAGTCTCTCAAAGTTCTCAGAACGTTGGGAGGTACCCAGTTGCTGACATCTCCACCCATCGACGCGACTTCTCTTACCAGTCCTGATGAGAGGAAAGAGTATTTCTCGTCCGTCATCAAGAAAACGGTTTCAAGTTCGTGCCACAGGTGTTTGTTCGCAATGGCCATCTCGAGTTCGTATTGAAAGTCTGTCACGGCCCGCAATCCTCGAACTATTGTCTTGATGTTTTTACGCTTGGCATAATCGACGAGCAAACCGTTGTGGCTGTCCACATGAACGCGTGGTTCATCCTTCAGCAGTTCTTTGATCAGTTCCAGACGTTTCGCGAGAGGTAACAACGGTTTCTTCTTCGGATTGACCATCACGACAACCCAGAGTTCATCGAATATTTTTAAGGCCCTGTGTATTACATCAAGATGACCGTAGGTGATCGGATCGAACGAACCTGGATACATTGCTTTCATAAACTTCAGCCTCCGCACGAAACTTGATAGATTTTCATTGTTTCAAGACAGATTGCAGAAAGCTTGTTACCGTAAACGCAACCTGTATCCAGACCAACCTTGTTTTTAGATATCATAACGTCATGAAAGGGTGTGTGTCCGAAGAAAATCCTGAAGTTGGGCAGTGGGTCCTCACTGTATATGAATTCGTACCTTATCCAGAGCATGTCGAATTGATCCTGCTTCTCCAGAGGAACGTTCGGTCTGATACCCGCATGAACAAAAAGATCGTTTCCCTGAACATGGTAGATCAACGTCGATTCTAAAAAGTCCACGTGCTGTTTCGATATTTCGTTCACGCCTCCGTAGCTTCTGAGAGTCGCCCCTGCTCCATTCATCATCCAGAGCTCGAGATTCTCGCCCTTCAGAAGATAATCAAGCATCATCTGCTCGTGATTTCCCCTCAAAAAGATGCAGTCGTAGCTCTTCGAGAGCTCGATCAGCGTCTCGATCACACCCTTGCTGTCTGGACCTCTGTCGACATAATCACCAAGAAAGATGAGTCTGCTGTCTCTTGTCAGTGGCAATTTCCCGAGCAATTTCCTCAAACAATCTGAGCAACCGTGCACGTCACCTATCACGAACGTCAATCGTTCCACCTCTCAGCAGCACGTACAGCGTGAAGCCAAACAGGATCAGTAGAGCGCTGAGGAGTTGGGCGAGTCTGATCGATCCAACGTACATGCTGTCTAACCTGAGCCTCTCTATACAAATTCTACCGAGCGAATAAAAACACAGATACAGCGAAAAAACTTCTCCAAAGTTCTTCCTGTAATGCTTCATGTAATGTGTCAACAGCAAAAACAACAAGAAGTCCCATACGGATTCATAAAGAAAGGTTGGGTGAAAATACTCGTACTGTTTGAATTCCGGAGGTCTCATGGCGACGGGAACGTACATTTTCCAAGGCAAATTCGTGGGTTCTCCAAACGCCTCGTAGTTGAAGAAGTTTCCCCACCTTCCGATCGCCTGGCCAAGTGGCAGATACGCGGCGCCCAGGTCCAGTGCCTGCAAGGGCTTGAAGGTAACGTTCTTCTTGACGGTTGAGTACACCAAGAAGACCGTTATGCCTGAGAGGATGGCCCCCTGGATTGAGAGGCCTCCGTGCCAGAGTTTGAAGATCTCCGATGGTGTTTTCGAATAGAACTTCCAGTTCGAGATCACGTACAGCGCTCTCGCACCAACGACACCGAACACGACAGAGTAAAAAACCAGCTCATCAACCTGTTCCAAACTAACGTTCTCTCGTTTCGCCTGCTTTCGTGCCAGGGAATAGGAAACGAGGACGCCGGTCAAGATGAACACAGAATAGAAACGAAGCTCGAAAGGACCAATCCTGAACAGATACTGTGGGAGAAGCAACCTACCCTGGAACACGTACGCGAGGAACACTGACAGCAGGATCAAGAACAGAAGTAAAATCAAAGCGCGTTTCATGATCATTTCCCCAGCATGGTTTTCTCGATCATGCTGATCTGGTTCTTGATCTTGTGGGCGGATTTGTAATCCTCTCTCTTCAAAGCCTCTTCCAGCCTATGCTTCAAAACGTACAGATGTCTCATGGCCACTTCCCTCTGCTCCAACTGGCTCTCGCTTTCCCCCGCGAACAATTCCCTGAGAACGGCAACCGGGGCAATCGAGAAGACGAGATCTCCCGATGAGAGATGGCCTCCAGAAAAGTTTCCCATGTCCGAGTCCTGTACGACGCGCATGTATCCAGCAAGATACTTCAAATTCTCCCGTTTGAAAATGGCTGCCTCTTTCAACGTCTTCCTGAGGCAGTTCGAACACATGTGCACTTCCTTCGGTATCCCGTCGGAAAGAAACTTGTAAACCTTCACATTGATGTCCGTTTTGCACACGTCGCAACTCACGTGATCACCTCTACAGAGTTATACAGAGACATTGCCTTTTGAACTCCTTCCGACAGAATTGTCTGTACAGCCTGAACGGCGACATCCAGAACTTTGTCGAGTACGACACGTTCCTGATCTGAAAAATCCGTCAAAACAAATTGTGCCAGATCTACACCCTCGGGCTTGGGACCTATACCGATCCTGATCCTGATGAACTGGTCCGTTTTCAGAGTTTCGATGATGGACTTTAAACCGTTGTGTCCTCCAGCGCTACCCTTCTGTCTGATCCTTATTTTCCCAAGTGGCAAGTCGACATCATCGTACACAACGATTATATCATCGACCGAAACACCATACTTTGCGACCAAAGCCTTAACGGCCAGACCACTGACGTTCATATAGGTTAAAGGTCTAACCAGCTTCACATTCCCACACTCGAGTAACTCGTAGTTGGTCTCGCGAACGAAACTCGAAGTACAGCCGGCTCTCTGAGCGTATCTGTCCAGGAACATAAAACCCACGTTATGCCTGTTTGAGGCATAACGTGGCCCTGGATTACCCAGCCCAATTATGTGGTGCATTATTCTTTCTCTTCTTCAGTCTCCTCTGCCTTCTTTCCTTTCTTTATAACTTCGGGCTCAATCGTCTCTGCCGGAGCAGCCGCTGTGACTTCTTCCACCTGCAGACCTTTCGGTACGATGATAGTTACCAGTGCTTCGTCTGCAGGCAACAACACCTTCATTTCCTCAGGAAGCTTCAAGTCGCGCACGTGATAGGATTCTCCAAGGTTCAGGTGACTGACGTCTATTTCTATGTGTTCGACCAGCGCACCGGGAAGCGTTTCGACAGGCAGTTCCGTGTGCAGTACTTCCATTATACCGCCCTTCTCGACTCCGATAGGCTTTCCGACCACGCGTATGGGTATTTCGATCCTCATGACGTGTCCCATAGCAGGTTTGTAGAAGTCGATGTGAACGATCTCGTCAGTCACCTTGTCAATCTGAACCTTCTTGACGAAAACTTCTATGTCCTGCGTTTTTCCATCAACGTTGATCCTCAAGGTGACTGGCTTGGCCTCAGACAACGCATGGATGAACTTTTCCACTTCTTGTTTTTTCAACTTGATGGACACAGGTTCCATCTCTGGGCCGTAGATGACGCCAGGGATCATGCCCTGATTCCTGAGTCGCCTCACCGGTCTTTTACCGTGTTCTGTCCTGATCTCAGCCGTTAGTTGCATTCGGACACCTCCTCCTCATTTGAACAGGATGCTCACCGATAGATTCTTTCTGATCCTCATGATTGCCTCTCCCAGAAGGTTGGCTATACTCACCACATGGAACTTACTTGGAAGGTTCGTTTGATGAACCGTATCGGTTATATAGACCTCGTCTATCTCACTGTTTTGAATTCTCTCAACCGCATTGCCCGATAAGACTCCGTGCGTTGCACAAGCAAGTATACGCACCGCTCCAGCTCTTTTCAAGGCCTGCGCACCCTGAATCATGGTCCCTCCTGTATCGATTATGTCATCGAACATCAGGGCTATCTTCCCTTTGACATCTCCTATTATATTGACGACTTCGGCTACATTGTCTGCCGGCCGACGTTTGTCTAAGATCGCCAGCGGTACCTGCAGTTTTTCAGCGAGTTTACTGGCGCGCCGCACTGCACCCACGTCTGGTGAAACGACTGTGATATCCTTTTTGAAATTGCTGTACCGTCGCGTGATCTCCTCTATGAAAACCGGAAAACTGTACAGATTGTCTAAGGGGATGTCGAAGAAACCCTGTATTTGCTCAGCATGTAGGTCTATCGTGAGCACACGCGTGGCGCCCGCCACGGTGATTATGTTCGCCACAAGTTTTGCCGTTATCGGATCCCTACCCTTGGCCTTCCTGTCTTGTCTCGCGTAGCCGAAGTACGGTATCACCACGGCTATGCTGTTTGCAGAAGCTCTCTTGAATGCGTCGACCATCACAAGCAGTTCCATGATGTTCTCGTTTACCGGTGGAGAAAAGGATTGTAGAACGAACACGTCGTGTCCTCTAACGGTTTCGTTTATCCGCACGTTTATCTCGCCATCCGAGAACCTCGACACCTGACAGTCACCGAGTCTCAGACCCAGGTATTCGGCGACTTTTTGCGCAAGCGGTGGGTTGGAGTTTCCCGCAAAAAACTTCAGATCGTTACGCTGAAAAGGCATATTACGACTCCTCCCTCTTTTTGATGACCCATCCCGGTTTGACCGTTTGTCTACTGCGCGCGATCGCCAGACTCCATTCCGGAACATCCTCCGTTATGACGGAACCTGCCGCTATAAAGGCTCCTTTTCCAATCTTAACAGGAGCGATCAGGCAACTGTTGCTTCCTACGAACGCTCCATCTTCTATGAACGTTGGGTTCTTCTTTTTACCATCAAAGTTGCACGTTATCGTTCCGGCTCCAACGTTCACATCTTCCCCTATCGTTGCATCACCAAGATAAGCAAGATGTTGTGCCTTGCTGCGTGAACCTATCTTTGAGTTCTTCACCTCGACAAAGTTTCCGATCTTGACGTTCGACTTCAGCACAGTGCCCTCTCTCAACCTGGCAAAGGGCCCGACTGACACATCATCTTCGATCGTTGCGCCGACACAATCCGAACTGATTATACGCACTCTGTTTCCCACAGAACAGTTTTCGATTCTCGCCATGGGGCCTATAACGCACTCTTCTCCTATTTTCGTTTTTCCCAGCAGAAAAGTCATGGGATGAAGCACAGTATCGCAACCGATCTCCACGTCTGCTTCGACATACGTACTGTCCGGATCGACGACCGTAACACCATTCAGCATGAGTCTTTCGAGGATCTCACGCTGCTTCAATTTCTGCGCGACAGCGAGCTGAACCCTATCGTTCACACCGA
This window contains:
- a CDS encoding ribose-phosphate pyrophosphokinase — its product is MPFQRNDLKFFAGNSNPPLAQKVAEYLGLRLGDCQVSRFSDGEINVRINETVRGHDVFVLQSFSPPVNENIMELLVMVDAFKRASANSIAVVIPYFGYARQDRKAKGRDPITAKLVANIITVAGATRVLTIDLHAEQIQGFFDIPLDNLYSFPVFIEEITRRYSNFKKDITVVSPDVGAVRRASKLAEKLQVPLAILDKRRPADNVAEVVNIIGDVKGKIALMFDDIIDTGGTMIQGAQALKRAGAVRILACATHGVLSGNAVERIQNSEIDEVYITDTVHQTNLPSKFHVVSIANLLGEAIMRIRKNLSVSILFK
- the glmU gene encoding bifunctional UDP-N-acetylglucosamine diphosphorylase/glucosamine-1-phosphate N-acetyltransferase GlmU translates to MRIIILAAGKGVRMKSRSPKVLHPVCGKPMLLWVIEAVQGLSERVCVVLGHSAEQVKQVLPSHVEVRIQNEQLGTAHAVMSAQDFINPDEDVMILYGDMPLLKKETLMKVVDQHKNDENCVTIISTTMADPTGYGRIVRDSAGKFLKIVEETEASDEEKMIREINTGIYVFKGRALLETLPRIKPDNTKGEYYLTDAVNMLDRVGIHHVSENEQFFGVNDRVQLAVAQKLKQREILERLMLNGVTVVDPDSTYVEADVEIGCDTVLHPMTFLLGKTKIGEECVIGPMARIENCSVGNRVRIISSDCVGATIEDDVSVGPFARLREGTVLKSNVKIGNFVEVKNSKIGSRSKAQHLAYLGDATIGEDVNVGAGTITCNFDGKKKNPTFIEDGAFVGSNSCLIAPVKIGKGAFIAAGSVITEDVPEWSLAIARSRQTVKPGWVIKKREES